Proteins found in one Planctomycetes bacterium MalM25 genomic segment:
- the gsiD gene encoding Glutathione transport system permease protein GsiD → MTQTDSPAEDPPRQSPGFWRQTWRRFRRNRLAMTALVYVLTLGVIAILAPVIVGTKPLVCSYKGKTYFPAMGYYRRSWEAPLFRKERVLNRYPIMLQENDPESWAVWPLVYQDPYRRIRTRDFAIKERNDAGERVWRYAEGWEDYRENPSGAKGEPSRQNWFGVNQQGFDVFAQMVHGTQTALSVGLVSMSIAAAIGIAVGALAGYFGGWIDILLSRLIELVMCIPSLVLILTLVALLDKVSNFHLMLVIGVTSWTGIARLARAEVMKIKQLEYVTAARAIAVPWPWIVLRHVMRNALAPVLVPVTFGIASAILIEAGLSYLGFGASPPNPSWGTLLQSGRKAIQEMWWLILFPGMAIFLTVLAYNLIGEGLQEATDPRLSEAG, encoded by the coding sequence ATGACCCAGACCGACTCACCAGCCGAAGACCCCCCTCGGCAGTCTCCCGGATTCTGGCGCCAAACCTGGCGCCGGTTCCGACGCAACCGGCTCGCCATGACCGCGCTGGTCTACGTGCTCACCCTCGGCGTGATTGCGATTCTTGCGCCGGTGATCGTTGGTACGAAGCCGTTGGTTTGTTCTTACAAAGGGAAGACCTACTTCCCGGCAATGGGCTACTACCGACGCTCTTGGGAAGCGCCCCTCTTCCGCAAGGAACGGGTTCTTAATCGCTACCCGATCATGCTGCAGGAGAACGACCCGGAGAGCTGGGCCGTTTGGCCGCTGGTCTACCAGGACCCGTACCGCCGCATCCGCACCCGGGACTTCGCCATCAAAGAGCGTAACGACGCGGGCGAGCGGGTCTGGCGCTACGCTGAGGGGTGGGAGGACTACCGAGAGAACCCTTCGGGGGCCAAGGGGGAGCCGAGCCGGCAGAACTGGTTCGGGGTGAACCAACAGGGGTTCGATGTGTTCGCTCAGATGGTCCACGGGACGCAGACGGCGTTGAGCGTCGGCCTCGTGTCGATGAGCATCGCCGCGGCGATCGGCATTGCCGTGGGCGCGTTGGCGGGCTACTTCGGCGGCTGGATCGACATCCTGCTCAGCCGTTTGATCGAGCTGGTGATGTGCATCCCATCGCTCGTGCTGATCCTCACGCTCGTGGCGTTGCTGGACAAGGTGAGCAACTTCCACCTGATGCTGGTGATCGGCGTCACGAGCTGGACCGGCATCGCCCGGCTCGCACGCGCCGAGGTGATGAAAATCAAGCAGCTGGAGTACGTCACGGCGGCCCGAGCGATCGCGGTTCCTTGGCCGTGGATTGTGCTGCGGCACGTGATGCGCAACGCCCTCGCGCCGGTGCTTGTGCCGGTCACCTTCGGGATCGCTTCGGCGATCCTCATCGAGGCGGGGCTCAGCTACCTCGGCTTCGGCGCCTCGCCCCCGAACCCGAGCTGGGGCACGCTCCTCCAGTCAGGCCGCAAGGCGATTCAGGAGATGTGGTGGCTCATCCTCTTCCCGGGCATGGCGATCTTCCTGACCGTATTGGCTTACAATCTGATCGGCGAAGGCCTCCAAGAGGCGACCGACCCGCGGCTGAGCGAGGCCGGTTAG
- the sigW_5 gene encoding ECF RNA polymerase sigma factor SigW has translation MTTKTKDVTKTPADLALMPLEELTDEQLLLMHQQEGAERPYLATLIQRYERELYSFLRRYLGDATLAEDAFQATFLQVHRKGHLFDLKRRFRPWLYTVATNRAIDLQRRNKRHQAVSLDRANRSENSETGSLIDLLPSGESGPRERFELAERTEWVRRAVASLPEQLEQAVSLVYFRGLKYREAAAELSVPVGTVKSRLHSAVGRLGQQWRDTHPNS, from the coding sequence ATGACCACGAAAACCAAGGACGTCACGAAAACCCCAGCCGACCTGGCGCTGATGCCGCTTGAGGAGCTCACCGACGAGCAACTCCTCTTGATGCACCAGCAAGAGGGCGCTGAACGCCCCTACCTCGCCACGCTGATCCAGCGTTACGAGCGGGAGCTCTATAGCTTTTTACGCCGCTACCTGGGCGACGCCACCCTCGCCGAGGACGCCTTCCAGGCGACGTTCCTGCAGGTGCACCGCAAGGGCCACCTGTTCGACCTCAAGCGGCGTTTCCGCCCCTGGCTGTACACCGTGGCCACGAACCGGGCGATCGACCTGCAACGCCGGAACAAGCGGCACCAGGCGGTCAGCCTCGACCGGGCCAACCGGAGCGAGAACTCCGAGACCGGCTCGTTGATCGACTTATTGCCCTCGGGCGAGTCCGGTCCGCGTGAACGCTTCGAGCTCGCCGAGCGTACGGAGTGGGTGCGGCGAGCGGTCGCCAGCCTGCCCGAGCAGCTCGAGCAGGCGGTCTCGCTCGTCTACTTCCGCGGCCTCAAGTACCGTGAGGCGGCGGCGGAGCTTAGCGTCCCGGTCGGCACGGTGAAGAGCCGTCTTCACTCGGCGGTCGGCCGGCTCGGTCAGCAATGGCGAGACACGCACCCGAACTCCTGA
- the gsiA gene encoding Glutathione import ATP-binding protein GsiA gives MSNAVIDIQNLRTYFHTEEGVVRAVDDVSFRVEKGRTLGIVGESGSGKSVTSLSIMQLLASTAKIESGSIALLGKDLVGLPEKEMRSLRGDRVSMIFQEPMTSLNPVFTVGAQVAEALRLHQGMSKAEARQRTIELFDEVGIPDPASRVDSYPHQMSGGQKQRVMIAMALSCDPELLIADEPTTALDVTIQAQILDILRRLRDTRGMAILFITHDLGVIAEIADDVLVMFRGEEVEYGPVLDIFREPKHPYTKGLLACRPRLDSKYRLLPTVDDFMELDDAGQVVEKQLSGADIERMTTHGRGRLLHPKSELAAIGHPWEEGEYSPDTTCVPEETTPLLEVTDLKVHFPVRRGVLSRVVDHVRAVDGVSFNVYRGQTLGLVGESGCGKTTAGRAILRLLEPTAGTVKYEGVDVGSLGRSDLRKLRRKMQIIFQDPYGSLNPRMTVETTVTEPMSVHRLGASRADRRDKAAALLEEVGLSTAHLRRYPHEFSGGQRQRICIARALAVEPEFIVCDESVSALDVSVQAQVLNLLKELQERRGLTYIFISHDLSVVKFMADMMAVMQPVELGEGRVGGRIVEFGPSEAIYAHPHEEYTRRLIAATPDDDVEQIRERVAERERRRAEAASA, from the coding sequence ATGTCCAACGCCGTCATCGACATTCAGAACCTCCGCACCTACTTCCACACCGAAGAGGGCGTGGTGCGGGCGGTGGACGACGTTTCGTTCCGCGTTGAGAAGGGGCGCACGCTCGGCATCGTGGGCGAGAGCGGCTCGGGCAAGAGCGTCACCTCGCTGTCGATCATGCAGCTGCTCGCTTCCACGGCGAAGATCGAATCGGGTTCGATCGCTCTCTTGGGTAAGGACCTTGTCGGCCTGCCCGAGAAGGAGATGCGATCCCTCCGCGGCGACCGCGTCAGCATGATCTTCCAGGAGCCGATGACCTCGCTGAACCCGGTCTTCACCGTTGGCGCCCAGGTCGCCGAGGCGCTGCGGCTGCACCAGGGGATGTCGAAAGCCGAGGCGCGGCAGCGGACCATCGAGCTGTTCGACGAGGTCGGCATCCCCGACCCGGCATCGCGCGTCGATAGCTACCCGCACCAGATGTCGGGCGGGCAGAAGCAGCGCGTGATGATTGCGATGGCCCTCTCGTGCGACCCCGAACTGTTGATCGCCGACGAGCCGACCACCGCGCTCGACGTGACCATTCAAGCGCAGATCCTCGACATCCTCCGCCGGCTTCGCGACACGCGTGGCATGGCGATCCTGTTCATCACGCACGACCTGGGCGTCATCGCGGAGATCGCCGACGACGTGCTCGTCATGTTCCGCGGCGAGGAGGTCGAGTACGGCCCGGTGCTCGACATCTTCCGCGAGCCGAAGCACCCCTACACGAAGGGTTTGCTCGCTTGTCGACCCCGGCTGGACTCGAAGTACCGGCTGCTGCCGACCGTCGACGATTTTATGGAACTCGACGACGCGGGTCAGGTCGTCGAGAAGCAGCTCTCCGGCGCCGACATCGAGCGGATGACCACCCACGGTCGGGGCCGGCTGTTGCATCCGAAGAGCGAGCTCGCGGCGATTGGCCACCCGTGGGAGGAGGGCGAGTACAGCCCCGACACGACCTGTGTACCAGAAGAGACCACGCCGCTTCTCGAGGTGACCGATCTGAAGGTTCACTTCCCGGTCCGGCGGGGTGTCCTTTCTCGCGTTGTGGATCACGTCCGCGCCGTCGACGGCGTGTCGTTCAATGTCTACCGCGGTCAGACCCTTGGCCTCGTGGGCGAATCGGGATGCGGCAAGACGACCGCCGGCAGGGCGATCCTCCGTCTGCTCGAACCGACCGCCGGAACGGTCAAGTACGAAGGCGTCGATGTCGGCTCGCTCGGGCGGAGTGATCTCCGCAAGCTTCGCCGCAAGATGCAGATCATCTTCCAAGACCCTTACGGGTCGCTGAACCCGCGGATGACGGTCGAGACAACCGTCACCGAGCCGATGAGCGTCCACCGACTCGGCGCGAGCCGCGCTGACCGCCGCGACAAGGCGGCCGCGTTGCTCGAGGAGGTCGGCCTCTCAACCGCCCACCTGCGGCGTTACCCCCACGAGTTCTCCGGCGGCCAACGCCAGCGGATCTGCATCGCGCGGGCGCTGGCGGTGGAGCCCGAGTTCATCGTCTGCGACGAGTCGGTTTCGGCGCTCGACGTGTCGGTCCAGGCGCAAGTGCTCAACCTGCTGAAAGAGCTTCAGGAACGCCGCGGACTGACCTACATCTTCATCAGCCACGACCTCTCCGTCGTCAAGTTCATGGCCGACATGATGGCGGTGATGCAGCCGGTCGAGCTGGGGGAGGGGCGCGTTGGCGGCCGGATCGTCGAGTTCGGCCCCTCCGAGGCGATCTACGCCCACCCGCACGAGGAGTACACCCGTCGGCTCATCGCCGCCACGCCCGACGACGACGTCGAGCAGATCCGCGAACGCGTCGCCGAGCGTGAGCGCCGCCGCGCCGAAGCGGCGTCCGCTTAG
- the aroB gene encoding 3-dehydroquinate synthase produces the protein MLKGLLASPGRQHLQPFRYAEPLPMSQEVAQVRVSLAERSYDIQIGAGLLGGLAEFIAERGGARHVVVLTDSNVDARYGDPAADHLVEAGIESHVLVVEAGEPSKSPEVAADLWQTMIDEGCDRQTVVVAVGGGVVGDIAGFIAATFARGLRFFQVPTSLLAQVDSSVGGKTGVNLDGAKNMVGAFWQPDGVLIDTDVLATLPEREFAAGLAEVVKYGVILDADFFSLLEKEADAILARDPAALRTIIQRSCQLKAEVVEADELEQSGQRAKLNYGHTYGHALEAATGYSQLLHGEAVAIGMVCASRLAESMGRITAEDTRRQIALLERFGLPTALPEGIDPGELSALMWRDKKVRDGEIRFVLPARLGEVETVASPGDDAVLASMRA, from the coding sequence ATGCTCAAGGGCTTGCTAGCGTCGCCCGGGCGCCAGCATCTCCAGCCCTTTCGCTACGCCGAGCCGTTACCGATGTCCCAAGAAGTCGCCCAGGTCCGAGTTTCCCTTGCCGAGCGGAGCTACGACATCCAAATCGGCGCCGGCCTGCTCGGCGGGCTGGCCGAGTTCATCGCCGAGCGGGGTGGGGCCCGGCACGTGGTCGTGCTGACCGACTCGAACGTCGACGCCCGGTACGGCGATCCGGCGGCCGATCACCTCGTCGAAGCGGGGATTGAGTCGCACGTGCTTGTCGTCGAGGCGGGCGAGCCGAGCAAGTCGCCCGAGGTCGCCGCCGACCTGTGGCAGACGATGATCGACGAGGGCTGCGACCGGCAGACGGTCGTCGTCGCGGTCGGCGGGGGGGTGGTCGGCGACATCGCCGGCTTCATCGCCGCTACCTTCGCCCGCGGCCTGCGGTTCTTCCAGGTCCCGACTTCACTCCTCGCTCAGGTCGATAGCTCGGTTGGCGGTAAGACGGGCGTCAACCTCGACGGCGCGAAGAACATGGTCGGTGCCTTCTGGCAGCCCGACGGGGTGCTGATCGACACCGACGTGCTCGCGACGCTCCCTGAGCGCGAGTTCGCGGCGGGCCTCGCCGAGGTGGTTAAGTACGGGGTGATCCTCGACGCCGATTTCTTTTCCCTGCTAGAGAAGGAGGCGGACGCCATCCTGGCCCGCGATCCGGCCGCCCTACGCACGATCATCCAGCGCAGCTGCCAGCTCAAGGCCGAAGTGGTGGAGGCGGACGAGCTTGAGCAATCGGGTCAGCGGGCCAAGCTCAACTACGGCCACACTTACGGCCATGCCCTCGAGGCGGCGACCGGCTACAGCCAGCTGCTGCACGGCGAGGCGGTCGCCATCGGTATGGTCTGCGCCTCTCGCCTCGCCGAGTCGATGGGCCGGATCACGGCGGAGGACACCCGGCGTCAGATCGCCCTCCTGGAACGTTTCGGCCTGCCGACCGCCCTGCCCGAGGGGATCGACCCGGGTGAGCTCTCCGCCCTCATGTGGCGTGACAAGAAGGTCCGAGACGGCGAGATCCGCTTCGTCCTGCCGGCCCGCCTCGGCGAGGTCGAGACGGTCGCCAGCCCCGGCGACGACGCGGTGCTCGCCTCGATGCGGGCCTGA
- the appA gene encoding Oligopeptide-binding protein AppA precursor yields the protein MIQRANPAFALLALAAFMGLQGCGKPAAPAADSGADKPAEEATTDAPSQDDDLGPFELGDLIEPFDPPATLGELEKDIEWIDRPVIDSLVQLAERLAKEPEPIPQSEALALKNDSAENNKKILSSLGRFRVQQGEKAFEDEPGVDYDATFVRHVGGDLKSTNPLLMSSTTEFEYSDFTGIGLVSNDIEANSFAPAEIISSWQSSEDRLIDKFVIRDDLTWSDGKLVTAHDVAFTFQVIMTKAVIVPAVRTGPDELRAVVAYDDHTLVVFHKEGLATNDGNMNFPIIPKHVYEKTIPKDPTLARSEEHSRLEDNPVVAGPYELTRRARGDEFVVTRREAWHTHEGKRVRAKPRFREVRVKWIEDFNTALLAMKKGDIQEMELRPEQWTTQTNGDDFYRLNTKVTATQWTEFHFTWNQKDPLFEDERVRWAMTYAMDYEELLGTICYGLYEQCRGPFHPTSWMYPEKAPELVEQDLDKAQDLLSQAGWEDTDGDGVLDKEINGRRVPFEFTLTTYQSETGISTATLMKESLDQLGIVCNVKPTEFTVLVQKSRDHDFQGLMGGWGAGKDPSTNENIFGSDKGRNYGHYANAEVDRLFEEGKKELDPEKRAAIYGEIHTRLWKDQPCTWLFYRNAFHAFNKKIRGYNLSPWGPYYFSPGVSSMYSAAP from the coding sequence ATGATTCAGCGTGCTAATCCGGCTTTCGCCCTCTTGGCTCTGGCCGCGTTCATGGGCCTCCAGGGCTGCGGCAAACCCGCGGCCCCCGCTGCTGATTCTGGTGCGGATAAGCCGGCCGAGGAGGCCACCACCGACGCTCCGAGCCAAGATGATGACTTGGGCCCCTTCGAGCTGGGCGACCTGATCGAGCCGTTCGACCCCCCGGCGACGCTCGGGGAGCTGGAGAAGGATATCGAGTGGATTGATCGGCCTGTCATCGATTCTTTGGTTCAACTCGCCGAACGCTTGGCGAAGGAGCCCGAGCCGATCCCGCAATCGGAAGCCCTCGCTCTTAAGAACGATTCCGCGGAGAACAACAAAAAGATCCTCTCCTCGTTGGGACGCTTCCGCGTTCAACAAGGTGAGAAGGCGTTCGAGGACGAGCCGGGCGTCGACTACGACGCCACCTTCGTCCGCCACGTAGGGGGCGACCTCAAGAGCACCAACCCGCTGTTGATGTCAAGCACTACTGAGTTCGAGTACAGCGACTTCACCGGGATCGGTCTGGTCTCAAACGACATCGAGGCGAACTCCTTCGCCCCCGCGGAGATCATCTCGAGCTGGCAGAGCAGTGAAGACCGCTTGATCGATAAGTTCGTGATCCGCGACGACCTCACTTGGTCGGACGGCAAACTGGTCACGGCGCACGACGTCGCTTTCACCTTCCAGGTGATCATGACCAAAGCCGTCATCGTCCCCGCGGTTCGGACGGGGCCCGACGAGCTACGAGCGGTTGTCGCGTACGACGATCACACGCTGGTCGTCTTCCACAAGGAGGGGCTCGCGACTAATGACGGCAATATGAACTTCCCAATCATCCCGAAGCACGTCTACGAGAAGACGATCCCCAAAGACCCGACCTTGGCCCGCAGCGAGGAGCATTCGCGACTGGAGGACAACCCGGTCGTCGCCGGTCCCTACGAGCTGACCCGCCGCGCCCGCGGCGACGAGTTCGTCGTCACCCGGCGGGAGGCCTGGCACACGCATGAAGGCAAGCGAGTCCGCGCCAAGCCGCGTTTCCGCGAGGTCCGCGTGAAGTGGATCGAGGACTTCAACACGGCGTTGCTGGCGATGAAGAAGGGGGACATCCAGGAGATGGAGCTCCGGCCCGAGCAGTGGACGACCCAGACCAATGGCGACGATTTTTACCGCCTCAACACGAAGGTGACCGCCACCCAGTGGACCGAGTTCCACTTCACTTGGAATCAGAAGGACCCGCTGTTCGAGGACGAGCGGGTCCGGTGGGCGATGACGTACGCGATGGACTACGAAGAGCTGCTGGGCACCATCTGCTACGGCCTCTACGAGCAATGCCGCGGGCCCTTCCACCCGACCTCCTGGATGTACCCCGAGAAGGCGCCCGAGCTGGTCGAACAAGACCTCGATAAGGCGCAGGACCTCCTCAGCCAAGCGGGCTGGGAGGACACCGACGGCGACGGCGTGCTCGATAAAGAGATCAACGGCCGCCGAGTCCCCTTTGAGTTCACCCTAACGACCTATCAATCCGAGACCGGCATCAGCACGGCGACCCTGATGAAGGAGTCCCTCGATCAACTCGGGATTGTCTGCAACGTGAAACCAACCGAGTTCACTGTGCTGGTCCAGAAGTCACGGGACCACGATTTTCAAGGGCTGATGGGGGGGTGGGGCGCCGGCAAGGACCCCTCGACCAACGAGAACATTTTCGGATCGGACAAGGGGCGCAACTACGGCCACTACGCCAACGCCGAAGTCGATCGCCTCTTCGAGGAGGGCAAGAAGGAGCTCGACCCGGAGAAGCGGGCCGCCATCTACGGAGAGATCCACACCCGTCTGTGGAAGGACCAGCCCTGCACGTGGCTTTTCTACCGCAACGCGTTCCACGCGTTCAATAAGAAGATCCGCGGCTACAACCTGAGCCCGTGGGGACCGTATTACTTCAGCCCGGGCGTGTCCAGCATGTACTCGGCCGCTCCTTGA
- a CDS encoding response regulator FixJ, translating into MSYSPTEHASSEASTPGMSETVSPPTLTLDVVACDGADSAPIVVAAHSLGAEVRLSGSPEAWFEKAGRPGVEEPETPDVVAFLAGSDRMVSQRWIARAVASSADSRVLAVLSDAVPEHTMSVVNQGTHGLILLPLSSDRVTHHLREVLEPAARGQTSRLAAARHRRDMATLTTAELDVLTGMLDGMANKQIAQRLSIGLRTVELRRSKIMRKMNATGLAQLISFVCTARQGVA; encoded by the coding sequence ATGAGCTACTCCCCCACCGAGCACGCGAGTTCTGAGGCGTCGACGCCCGGTATGAGCGAAACGGTATCGCCTCCGACGCTGACCCTGGACGTGGTTGCCTGCGACGGGGCCGATTCAGCGCCGATCGTCGTCGCCGCTCACTCGCTGGGCGCCGAGGTGCGGCTCTCCGGCTCGCCTGAGGCGTGGTTCGAGAAGGCGGGGCGTCCGGGCGTCGAGGAGCCTGAAACGCCCGACGTGGTCGCGTTTCTAGCCGGCAGTGACCGGATGGTCTCGCAGCGGTGGATCGCCCGGGCGGTGGCCAGCTCGGCCGATTCTCGGGTCCTGGCGGTCTTATCGGATGCTGTGCCCGAACACACGATGTCGGTAGTGAATCAGGGCACCCACGGCTTGATCCTTCTGCCTCTCAGCTCAGATCGGGTGACCCACCACTTGCGCGAGGTGCTCGAGCCCGCGGCCCGGGGCCAAACGTCCCGCCTCGCTGCGGCGCGGCACCGTCGCGACATGGCGACCCTGACGACGGCCGAACTCGACGTGCTGACGGGGATGCTTGATGGCATGGCGAACAAGCAGATCGCGCAGCGGCTCTCCATCGGCTTGAGGACGGTCGAGCTGCGGCGTTCTAAGATCATGCGGAAGATGAACGCGACCGGACTGGCTCAGCTCATCAGCTTCGTTTGCACCGCCCGCCAGGGCGTCGCTTGA
- the gsiC gene encoding Glutathione transport system permease protein GsiC: MLNYLIRRLGIGLLTLWLVTFVVYGLIRNMPGTPLTADQSSMESGRELSAETVAQLEKLYGIDKPWYVGYWRWLGNVLRGDLGVSIPKNNKPVLTLIAERAPATLLLSVTSLVLTYLLSIPLGVWSASASGSMAERTVSTLLYALYSLPSFVAALYLQLLFYVRLGWLPLYGIASDNYEDLSFAGKAWDILTHAAMPIACFTYGSLAYYARFVRANLHEVVRQDYIRTAHSKGVGPLRVLWRHAFPNTLIPLVTLLGLTLPSLLSGAIILEQIFVWPGMGRLFFESISQRDYDTLMGLTLMFSVLVLAGQLLADLLYAVVDPRVTYE, encoded by the coding sequence ATGCTCAACTATCTGATCCGCCGCCTCGGTATCGGGCTGCTGACGCTCTGGCTCGTGACGTTCGTCGTCTACGGCCTGATCCGCAACATGCCGGGCACGCCGCTGACGGCCGACCAGTCGAGCATGGAATCGGGCCGCGAGCTTTCTGCCGAGACCGTCGCCCAACTCGAGAAACTCTACGGCATCGACAAGCCGTGGTACGTCGGCTACTGGCGTTGGCTCGGCAACGTGCTCCGGGGGGACCTCGGGGTGAGCATCCCGAAGAACAACAAGCCGGTGCTGACGCTGATCGCCGAACGGGCGCCGGCGACGCTGCTGCTGTCGGTCACTTCGCTCGTGCTGACTTATCTGCTGTCGATCCCGCTGGGAGTCTGGTCGGCGTCGGCGAGCGGCTCGATGGCCGAGCGGACCGTGAGCACGCTGCTGTACGCGCTGTACTCGCTGCCGTCCTTCGTGGCCGCCTTGTACTTACAGCTGTTGTTCTATGTGCGGCTCGGCTGGTTGCCGCTGTACGGGATCGCCTCGGATAACTACGAGGACCTTTCGTTCGCCGGCAAGGCGTGGGACATCCTCACGCACGCCGCGATGCCGATCGCCTGCTTCACCTACGGATCGCTCGCTTACTACGCCCGCTTCGTCAGGGCGAACTTGCACGAGGTTGTCCGTCAGGATTACATCCGCACGGCCCACTCCAAGGGGGTTGGGCCGCTCCGCGTGCTCTGGCGCCACGCGTTCCCCAACACACTGATCCCGCTGGTCACACTCCTGGGCCTGACGCTCCCGTCACTGCTCTCCGGCGCGATCATCTTGGAACAGATCTTCGTGTGGCCCGGCATGGGCCGACTGTTCTTCGAGTCGATCAGCCAACGTGACTACGACACCCTGATGGGCCTGACCCTCATGTTCAGCGTGCTGGTGCTCGCCGGCCAGCTGCTCGCCGACTTGCTCTACGCCGTGGTCGATCCCCGCGTGACCTACGAATGA
- a CDS encoding Soj-like protein yields MHSLAVINQKGGVGKTTTAVNLAAALARAGQRVGLIDLDPQAHASLHLGADPKRPTATTYDLLTGDATMDEVWVETDERVRVAPAHIDLAAAELELASQVGREVILRDKLAGVEDEFDYVLIDCPPSLGVLTLNALAAVEDVFLPLQPHFLALHGLSKLMQTVDLVAERLNDRLKMAGVVLCLYESGTRLATEVSADVEQYFSQLRERGGPWAHIRLYDTRIRRNIRLAEAPSHGQSIFAYDPSCRGATDYQDLGGEVLAYYAGRQMLAAA; encoded by the coding sequence ATGCACAGCCTGGCTGTCATCAACCAGAAAGGTGGCGTCGGCAAGACGACCACCGCCGTGAACCTGGCCGCCGCCCTCGCCCGTGCCGGGCAGCGGGTGGGGCTGATCGACCTCGATCCGCAGGCGCACGCCTCGCTGCACTTGGGCGCCGATCCGAAGCGACCGACCGCAACGACCTACGACCTGCTCACGGGCGACGCCACGATGGACGAGGTCTGGGTCGAGACGGACGAGCGTGTCCGGGTCGCGCCGGCCCACATCGACCTCGCGGCCGCCGAGCTTGAGCTCGCCAGCCAGGTTGGTCGGGAGGTCATCCTGCGAGACAAGCTGGCCGGCGTCGAGGACGAGTTCGACTACGTCCTGATCGACTGCCCCCCCTCGCTCGGCGTGCTGACGCTCAACGCCCTGGCGGCGGTCGAGGATGTTTTCCTGCCGCTACAGCCGCACTTCCTCGCTCTGCACGGGCTTAGCAAGCTGATGCAGACGGTCGATCTTGTCGCCGAACGGCTCAACGATCGCTTGAAGATGGCGGGCGTCGTGCTCTGCCTCTACGAGTCGGGCACCCGGCTGGCGACCGAGGTGAGCGCCGACGTCGAACAGTACTTCTCTCAACTCCGCGAGCGGGGCGGACCGTGGGCTCACATCCGGCTCTACGACACCCGCATCCGGCGCAACATCCGCCTCGCCGAAGCGCCGAGCCACGGGCAGTCGATCTTTGCGTACGACCCCTCCTGCCGCGGGGCGACGGATTACCAGGACCTCGGTGGCGAGGTTCTGGCGTACTACGCCGGTCGCCAGATGCTGGCCGCCGCCTAA
- the sigW_6 gene encoding ECF RNA polymerase sigma factor SigW: MAVSDSTIRRYTQSDPDVRLMLRVRDDDAQAFGELVDRHQDRLISVLTYQVGRRELAEELAQEAFLRVYKARHRYEPGAKFTTWLFTIANNLALNAKRGLARKKEVRLAATSPDQTGAAAPHPAAASAAMPTRLADQTELREAVQAAIATLSERQRTAVLLAKFEHMEYAEIGEVLGMTAKGVKSLLARAREKLRVALAPYIERGEAIPGLMDADATPTQAMPGGDE; this comes from the coding sequence TGATGCTGCGCGTCCGCGACGACGACGCCCAGGCTTTCGGCGAGTTGGTGGACCGGCACCAAGATCGCCTGATCTCGGTGCTCACCTACCAGGTGGGACGCCGCGAACTGGCCGAGGAGCTGGCGCAGGAAGCCTTCCTGCGGGTGTACAAGGCGCGTCACCGGTACGAGCCGGGCGCCAAGTTCACCACGTGGCTCTTCACGATCGCCAACAACCTGGCGCTCAACGCCAAGCGGGGCCTCGCCCGCAAAAAAGAGGTCCGCCTCGCGGCGACCTCGCCCGACCAGACCGGCGCTGCGGCGCCGCACCCGGCGGCCGCGAGCGCGGCGATGCCGACCCGCCTCGCCGACCAAACCGAGCTGCGCGAAGCGGTGCAGGCTGCGATCGCCACGCTGAGCGAGCGACAGCGGACCGCCGTGCTGCTCGCCAAATTCGAACACATGGAGTACGCCGAGATCGGCGAGGTGCTGGGGATGACCGCCAAAGGGGTCAAATCGTTGCTCGCCCGGGCTCGCGAGAAATTGCGAGTGGCGCTCGCTCCCTACATCGAGCGGGGCGAGGCGATCCCCGGCCTCATGGACGCCGACGCCACGCCGACCCAAGCCATGCCGGGGGGCGACGAATGA